Proteins encoded in a region of the Planococcus citri chromosome 1, ihPlaCitr1.1, whole genome shotgun sequence genome:
- the LOC135832539 gene encoding DNA primase large subunit-like produces MNIIKTRKSYITVESSLKEQYPCRMQLYNDPPMVQISLQEFELYAIERLKVLRVLEMISLKGAAKNSNEYKSEAEKEIRKTSLRFYHLIFTSKYTKEEDEIKDYEARKIDHISHYILRFAYCHSEEHRRWFIAREYELFKLRWSHLLSDETNKFIAVNHLNYQILDEITCKQKSVNSGGLIKPENTYYCVKWTNVLDLVRGRRVYLERGIAYVTSTDLISVLGSVFRSNLSHHLAIMSHKVSAIQSDERFKRLKNLHNTYTGKTYVRNDNDRQVSLENLDSLSKTSFPLCMKQLHAALKTHHHLRHFGRQQFSLFLKGVGLSLEDALIFWRSEFTKKMDSDQFDKKYAYNFRHNYGKEGKRANYTPYSCGKIIASSAGPGEYHGCPFKHNDVASLKQTFASLHIGTAGSEEVLQYVNMGQYQLACAKFFEVTHNAPILTGVNHPNQYFEESQKLLASGIPNTPGPAPKRKSTQPTPTTAKKSMEDCLDDSAFDKINLDQLDGITV; encoded by the exons ATGAATATTATAAAAACGAGGAAATCTTATATCACGGTAGAAAGTTCATTGAAAGAGCAATACCCCTGTCGTATGCAATTGTACAATGATCCTCCTATGGTGCAAATTAGTTTACAAGAATTCGAGCTGTACGCGATCGAAAGATTGAAAG TGTTACGTGTATTGGAAATGATCAGCTTGAAAGGAGCTGCTAAGAATTCAAACGAATATAAATCAGAAGCGGAgaaagaaattagaaaaacttCGCTGAGATTCTATCATTTG ATTTTTACCAGCAAGTATACTAAAGAAGAAGATGAAATTAAAGATTACGAAGCTCGTAAAATAGATCATATTTCACATTACATTTTACGATTCGCATACTGCCATAGTGAAGAGCACAGGCGATGGTTTATAGCGCGAGAATACGAATTGTTCAAACTCAGGTGGTCACATCTACTTAGTGATGAAACGAACAAATTCATCGCCGTTAATCACCTGAATTATcaaatt CTGGACGAGATTACTTGTAAACAAAAGAGCGTGAATAGTGGAGGTTTAATTAAACCCGAGAATACTTATTACTGTGTCAAGTGGACCAATGTTTTGGATTTGGTTCGTGGTAGAAGAGTATATCTGGAACGTGGAATCGCTTACGTTACGTCCACCGATTTAATATCAGTCTTGGGATCTGTTTTTCGATCTAATCTATCTCACCATCTAGCG ATCATGTCTCATAAAGTATCAGCAATCCAATCAGACGAAAGAtttaaacgtttgaaaaatttacataatactTACACCGGCAAGACGTACGTCAGAAATGATAACGATCGACAAGtatctttggaaaatttggattcC CTTTCCAAAACATCTTTTCCATTATGTATGAAACAACTTCATGCCGCGCTGAAAACTCATCATCATTTACGTCATTTCGGTCGACAACAATTTTCTCTGTTTCTCAAGGGCGTTGGATTATCTTTAGAAGatgctttaattttttggagatCTGAATTTACCAAGAAAATGGATTCTGATCAG TTTGATAAGAAATACGCCTATAATTTCCGTCACAATTATGGTAAAGAAGGTAAAAGAGCTAATTATACTCCATATAGCTGTGGTAAAATCATAGCTAGTAGTGCTGGCCCTGGTGAATATCATGGGTGCCCTTTCAAACACAACGATGTCGCAAGTTTGAAACAGACATTCGCTTCCCTTCATATCGGCACTGCTG gatCCGAAGAGGTGCTACAATACGTAAACATGGGTCAATACCAGCTTGCCTGTGCGAAATTCTTCGAAGTCACGCATAACGCTCCCATTTTAACCGGTGTGAATCATCCGAatcaatattttgaagaaagtcAGAAATTATTAGCTTCAGGAATACCGAATACTCCTGGTCCTGCTCCAAAACGTAAATCAACTCAGCCAACTCCAACAACTGCGAAAAAATCCATGGAAGACTGTCTCGACGATTCGGCATTCGACAAGATTAATTTAGATCAATTGGATGGCATTACTGTTTGA